In the Cellulomonas sp. C5510 genome, GCGGTGAAGGGCTGACGTGGACGAGGTGATCACGCGGTCCCGGGCGAGCGGCCCGGGACCGGGAACGACCGGCGCGTCCGCCGGCTGGTCCGTCGGGCTCGACGTCGGCGGCACCAAGACGCTCGGCGTGCTCGTGGACCCCGAGGGCACCAGCGGACCCGGGCTGCGGCTCGCGTCGCGCCCCGGGGGTGACGCCGTCGCGGCCACCGCCGCCGAGGCCGTCCGCCGGCTCGTCGCGGACGCCGGGCTCGCCGTCGCCGACCTCGCGGGCGTCGGCATCGGGCTGCCCGGCATCGTCGACCCCGCCGCGGGGCGCGTCGAGCACGCCGTCAACCTCGGCATCGAGGGCTCCGTCCCGCTCGCCGCGCAGGTGTCCGGCCTGCTGGGCGCCGTGCCGGTGCGGCTCGAGAACGACCTCAACGTCGCCGCCGTCGGCGCTGCGCACCTGCTGCCCGACCCGGCGCCCGACCTGGCGTTCCTCGCGCTCGGCACCGGCCTCGCGGCGGGTCTCGTGCTGGACGGCCGGCTGCGGCGCGGCGCGAGCGGTGTCGCAGGAGAGATCGGGCACCTCGTGCACGTCCCCGGCGGGCTGCCGTGCCCGTGCGGCCAGCGCGGCTG is a window encoding:
- a CDS encoding ROK family protein, producing the protein MDEVITRSRASGPGPGTTGASAGWSVGLDVGGTKTLGVLVDPEGTSGPGLRLASRPGGDAVAATAAEAVRRLVADAGLAVADLAGVGIGLPGIVDPAAGRVEHAVNLGIEGSVPLAAQVSGLLGAVPVRLENDLNVAAVGAAHLLPDPAPDLAFLALGTGLAAGLVLDGRLRRGASGVAGEIGHLVHVPGGLPCPCGQRGCLEQYASGSALGAAWPTSDGRPAPVALFEAAQAGDREALAVRSRFADALAAAVRVLLLTTDVAHVVVGGGVSELGAPLLDVLRDELDRQARDSAFLAAMQMAERVTLAPRGVPVGAVGAALVGRRES